One window from the genome of Bdellovibrio sp. ArHS encodes:
- a CDS encoding cytochrome b/b6 domain-containing protein, whose product MRNQLVYDLPMRIFHWLFAGLFVGAFLIAKTVDDESPTFVYHMLAGFLLGFVVVLRLVWGFVGAKHSRFSSFALHPKDVAAYFTGILTGDKRKWAGHNPASSWAALIMFGLALGLGVTGYLMANGQKESFEDVHELLANGFLVVVLMHVAGIILHSLRHRDGIALSMVDGAKEGIKKEEEIASSRPAVALVFVGLVATFTMYLVKNFDQQKQTLNVFGTTLQLGENEGENTGHHGYDAEDDDDE is encoded by the coding sequence ATGAGAAATCAACTTGTCTACGATCTACCAATGAGAATCTTTCACTGGCTTTTTGCCGGTCTATTTGTTGGCGCCTTTTTAATCGCCAAGACGGTCGACGACGAGTCACCGACCTTTGTCTATCATATGCTTGCCGGCTTTTTGCTGGGCTTCGTTGTTGTGCTGCGGTTGGTTTGGGGATTTGTTGGCGCTAAGCATTCCAGATTCTCTTCTTTTGCGCTTCATCCCAAGGATGTGGCCGCTTATTTCACAGGGATTCTTACCGGTGATAAAAGAAAATGGGCCGGTCACAATCCTGCATCTAGTTGGGCTGCGCTGATAATGTTTGGTCTGGCTCTGGGGCTTGGTGTGACGGGCTATCTTATGGCGAATGGCCAGAAAGAAAGCTTCGAAGATGTCCACGAGCTGTTGGCGAACGGTTTTCTAGTCGTGGTTCTCATGCACGTGGCGGGTATCATTCTGCACTCACTTCGCCATCGTGATGGCATCGCTTTGTCCATGGTCGATGGTGCTAAAGAGGGCATCAAGAAAGAGGAAGAGATTGCCAGTTCTCGACCTGCGGTGGCTCTGGTATTTGTGGGGCTCGTCGCGACTTTCACCATGTATCTTGTGAAAAACTTCGATCAGCAAAAACAAACTTTGAATGTTTTCGGTACAACACTGCAGCTAGGCGAAAACGAAGGTGAAAATACGGGGCATCACGGCTATGATGCTGAGGATGATGATGACGAATGA
- a CDS encoding helix-turn-helix transcriptional regulator, producing the protein MNQKERFVIAGILAVVAVLVTADIFTDTQEGVAIWHVLSEGLIGLVALAGVFYLLRGTVILRHRLEQEIEEFSAFKREAEAWRMESKKYVEGLAMAIDQQLTKWHLTAAEKEVAFLLLKGLSLKEIAEVRGTTEKTARVQSMAVYSKAGISGRSELSAFFLEDLLVPTR; encoded by the coding sequence ATGAATCAAAAAGAAAGATTTGTAATTGCAGGAATTTTGGCGGTCGTCGCAGTTTTAGTGACGGCCGATATCTTTACCGACACGCAAGAGGGTGTGGCGATTTGGCATGTTTTAAGTGAAGGACTTATCGGTCTGGTGGCGTTGGCCGGAGTCTTCTATCTTTTGCGTGGCACCGTTATTCTTCGTCATCGCCTCGAGCAAGAGATCGAAGAATTTTCGGCCTTCAAACGCGAAGCTGAGGCTTGGCGAATGGAATCAAAAAAATATGTCGAAGGCCTGGCGATGGCTATTGATCAACAACTGACAAAATGGCATTTAACGGCCGCCGAAAAGGAAGTGGCCTTTCTTCTATTGAAGGGTTTAAGTCTTAAAGAAATCGCAGAAGTTCGTGGGACCACCGAAAAAACAGCACGAGTTCAATCGATGGCTGTTTATTCCAAGGCCGGAATTTCCGGGCGCTCTGAGCTGTCTGCTTTTTTTCTTGAAGACCTTCTGGTGCCGACTCGGTAA
- a CDS encoding methyl-accepting chemotaxis protein, translating into MRISLKYKIMGLVSVPLVASFIFASLYLQGDWKILKRTEEIVENGRLLEKNSELIHQVQTERAKTALFLGDKIGWEELQKQHKVVDEKRQALSQQLLKTKLEPSAAQGFQSFESKLLSFRDGVKAKQLSRSEATRTLTGLISELIQLNITAATDETLNGMEMSFLSLTMLEMGKEYGGQLRANILNVLSLGKPLSLQEVSALESLKTGMTVNLESPAMTISTGAKQKLAEFHQAKEWNGVLQTYSKVILEADKGNFSEDPQQFYQSITSALNLLGDIVKFEIGNVESKAASLYESTLRTFTITLVGMVCLLIAIAVLAAWVIRDLTATLQQTVGSLTNASHTISNGSAQLTSASQMVASGAVESASALEEVVASMEELNSIVAMNAQRAKEAAELSVSGKSAAEAGQRDVYSLATAMTEISQSSRKIEEIITVIDDIAFQTNLLALNASVEAARAGEQGKGFAVVAEAVRALAQRSAVAAKDISDLIKNSVHKIHDGSDKASACGNALTKIVTITSSIAQLNTEISTATSEQATGINQISKAINELDASTQQNASAAEQVSAFSDQMNTQTEGINSLVVGLSHLVSGGT; encoded by the coding sequence GTGCGTATAAGTTTAAAATACAAAATAATGGGTCTGGTGAGTGTGCCTTTGGTGGCTTCGTTCATTTTCGCATCACTTTATTTGCAAGGTGATTGGAAAATATTGAAGAGAACTGAGGAGATTGTCGAAAACGGACGCCTGTTGGAAAAGAATTCTGAGCTTATTCATCAAGTTCAGACAGAGCGGGCCAAGACGGCTCTTTTTTTGGGTGATAAAATCGGCTGGGAAGAACTCCAAAAGCAGCACAAGGTAGTCGATGAAAAACGCCAGGCACTTAGTCAACAGTTGCTGAAAACGAAACTGGAGCCCTCGGCCGCCCAAGGGTTTCAGAGCTTTGAAAGCAAACTGCTGTCATTTCGGGACGGGGTAAAGGCAAAGCAGTTATCACGAAGTGAAGCGACGAGGACTTTGACCGGCTTGATCAGCGAACTTATCCAGCTCAATATCACAGCGGCGACGGACGAGACGTTGAATGGGATGGAAATGAGTTTTCTCAGTCTGACGATGCTTGAAATGGGCAAAGAATATGGAGGTCAGCTTCGCGCGAATATTCTTAATGTTCTTTCTCTGGGTAAGCCGTTGTCACTGCAAGAAGTTTCAGCGCTGGAAAGTTTGAAAACCGGCATGACCGTCAATCTGGAATCGCCGGCCATGACGATTTCCACCGGGGCGAAACAGAAGCTTGCAGAATTCCATCAGGCCAAAGAATGGAACGGGGTTTTACAAACCTATTCAAAAGTGATTCTGGAAGCGGATAAGGGAAATTTTTCGGAAGATCCCCAGCAGTTTTATCAGTCTATCACTTCAGCATTGAATCTTTTGGGCGACATCGTGAAGTTTGAAATCGGAAACGTCGAAAGTAAGGCCGCCAGCCTTTATGAAAGTACTTTACGCACGTTTACGATTACTTTGGTTGGGATGGTGTGCTTGCTGATCGCCATCGCCGTTCTTGCCGCATGGGTGATACGGGATCTGACAGCGACTTTGCAACAGACCGTGGGCAGTCTGACGAATGCATCACATACGATTTCCAATGGTAGTGCGCAGTTAACCTCGGCCAGCCAGATGGTCGCGTCGGGGGCCGTCGAGTCAGCCAGTGCACTGGAAGAAGTCGTGGCCTCGATGGAAGAACTTAATAGTATCGTAGCCATGAACGCGCAAAGAGCTAAAGAGGCCGCGGAACTTTCTGTGTCTGGTAAATCGGCGGCGGAAGCGGGACAGCGGGATGTCTATTCTTTGGCGACGGCCATGACTGAAATCTCACAGAGCTCGCGAAAAATCGAAGAAATCATCACAGTGATCGATGATATTGCATTTCAAACGAATCTGTTGGCCCTGAATGCTTCGGTAGAGGCGGCCCGTGCGGGAGAACAAGGAAAAGGGTTCGCCGTGGTTGCCGAAGCTGTGAGAGCTTTGGCGCAAAGAAGTGCCGTGGCTGCGAAAGACATTTCAGACCTTATTAAAAACAGTGTTCACAAGATTCATGATGGCTCGGACAAAGCTTCTGCCTGCGGTAATGCTCTGACCAAAATTGTGACGATCACTTCCAGTATCGCTCAGTTGAACACCGAGATTTCGACTGCGACTTCCGAGCAGGCCACAGGAATCAATCAGATCAGCAAGGCGATCAATGAACTGGACGCGTCCACGCAACAAAATGCATCAGCGGCGGAACAGGTGTCTGCGTTTTCCGATCAAATGAATACTCAGACAGAGGGAATCAATTCATTGGTTGTGGGCCTGTCGCATCTGGTGAGCGGAGGAACTTAA